One Miscanthus floridulus cultivar M001 chromosome 11, ASM1932011v1, whole genome shotgun sequence DNA window includes the following coding sequences:
- the LOC136492989 gene encoding sec-independent protein translocase protein TATB, chloroplastic-like — protein MTPMASLLLPAPPFVSISDVRHLQLPLRGRHRPRLCWRGVEWGSVQTRMVSSFVGSRTRRRNVICASLFGVGAPEALVIGVVALLVFGPKGLAEVARNLGKTLRAFQPTIREIQDVSREFRSTLEREIGIDEVSQSTNYSPTTMNNNQQPAADPNVKPEPAPYTSEELMKVTEEQIAASAAAAAWNLPQPATSQQQEAASTTPSEDAPTSGGTDGPAAPTPPALAVSDSDTSQANQPEKVDTER, from the exons ATGACGCCGATGGCTAGCCTCCTCCTCCCGGCTCCCCCATTCGTCTCCATCTCCGATGTGCGCCACCTCCAGCTCCCCCTCCGCGGCCGCCACCGGCCTCGGCTCTGCTGGAGAGGCGTGGAGTGGGGCTCCGTACAGACCCGGATGGTCTCTTCTTTCGTTG GGAGCAGAACACGCCGCAGAAACGTTATATGTGCTTCCCTGTTTGGAGTTGGAGCTCCCGAAGCACTGGTCATTGGAGTAGTCGCCTTGTTGGTGTTCGGCCCCAAGGGTCTGGCAGAG GTAGCCAGGAATTTGGGGAAGACTTTGCGTGCTTTCCAACCAACCATTAGAGAGATACAG GATGTATCAAGGGAGTTCAGGAGCACTCTTGAACGAGAAATCGGAATTGATGAGGTTTCCCAATCGACGAATTATAGTCCCACAACCATGAATAACAACCAACAACCTGCTGCCGACCCAA ATGTCAAGCCTGAGCCTGCACCTTACACTAGCGAGGAACTCATGAAAGTAACTGAAGAACAAATTGCTGcatcagctgctgctgctgcttggaaTCTGCCACAGCCTGCCACGTCGCAACAGCAAG AAGCAGCGTCCACTACTCCAAGTGAGGACGCTCCTACATCAGGAGGAACCGATGGTCCTGCTGCTCCTACTCCTCCGGCTCTTGCTGTGAGCGACTCTGACACAAGCCAAGCGAATCAGCCAGAGAAGGTGGACACAGAGAGATGA